A window of the Thermodesulfobacteriota bacterium genome harbors these coding sequences:
- a CDS encoding ferritin-like domain-containing protein: protein MAKKGNKKILDALNLDRAFELGAIIQYMGHHYEVEGVESPAVQEIFKESAIDEMKHAERLAERIGYLGGIPIQKALPGKRGGTLKKMVADDLKAENEAIARYKEHIKLCDKLGDVTTRRMLEEILADEEEHADTWETVLGK from the coding sequence ATGGCAAAGAAAGGCAATAAAAAGATCCTTGACGCACTGAACCTCGACAGGGCCTTCGAGCTCGGGGCCATCATCCAGTACATGGGGCACCACTACGAGGTCGAGGGGGTGGAGAGCCCGGCGGTCCAGGAGATATTCAAAGAGAGTGCGATAGACGAGATGAAGCACGCCGAGAGGCTGGCCGAGAGGATAGGCTACCTCGGCGGGATCCCCATCCAGAAAGCCCTGCCGGGCAAGAGGGGCGGGACGCTCAAGAAGATGGTGGCCGACGATTTGAAGGCCGAGAACGAGGCGATAGCTCGCTATAAAGAGCACATAAAGCTCTGCGACAAGCTCGGCGACGTAACCACAAGACGCATGCTCGAGGAGATACTCGCCGACGAGGAGGAGCATGCGGATACCTGGGAGACCGTGCTCGGCAAGTAA